A single genomic interval of Portunus trituberculatus isolate SZX2019 chromosome 41, ASM1759143v1, whole genome shotgun sequence harbors:
- the LOC123516840 gene encoding glutamate receptor ionotropic, kainate 2-like produces MAELYRRCLFCPMRKRRTELLVREEATLQMHLNRRLLLGRLANLWGSLLTVVTMDYFPHVDYHRSPNHQPGGKVLPKDCLDFRMVDAIANRLNFSYEVREPPDGQWGVRDDESGHFTGIVGSLEREEGDLSMVLTPTPDRLEVMDHSRIYGEGAFVIISLKPRPATQHWAFVKSFRDELWLTVLGVVVVWGVLLWAMLKAWAWIRRDKVVRWNSPISAILYGFGALMEDPPHRPPTNLSAQVMVGWWWVLCIIITTAYRSSLISHLTVPGITRPINTFDDLLALEGWSWSAETGILNMADRDFFLGSPSPVVREVYRLMQFYSLEESLQKVLKGRHSFITWKNYIDVRIASRYSDARGITPLYISNRRYPIFGGYSWGFRQGAPFLDAIKRLKQRLLESGLLAYWLSDVIKQRVRETPRNSREGQDASITQALLPSLGSGEVVLGIGHLQGVFYFLFAGFMVSVITLMCEQAFVLTSTTREVVAITKG; encoded by the exons ATGGCGGAATTGTACCGCCGCTGTTTGTTTTGTCCAATGAGGAAGCGAAGAACTGAGTTACTGGTGCGCGAGGAGGCAACACTGCAGATGCACCTGAATCGGCGTCTACTCCTTG GGCGCCTGGCCAACCTCTGGGGATCTCTTCTAACGGTGGTAACGATGGATTATTTTCCTCACGTGGACTACCATCGAAGCCCGAACCATCAGCCTGGGGGCAAGGTGCTGCCCAAAGACTGCCTCGATTTCCGCATGGTGGACGCCATCGCCAATCGTCTTAACTTCTC GTATGAGGTGCGAGAGCCTCCGGACGGACAGTGGGGCGTGAGAGACGACGAATCCGGCCATTTCACCGGTATTGTAGGGAGTCTGGAGCGAGAGGAGGGTGACCTGTCCATGGTCTTGACCCCAACTCCAGATCGTCTCGAAGTTATGGACCATTCTAGAATCTACGGCGAAGGAGCCTTTGTAATAATCTCGCTCAAGCCTCGACCAGCCACGCAGCACTGGGCCTTTGTCAAATCATTCAGAG ATGAACTGTGGCTGACAGTAttaggcgtggtggtggtgtggggcgtGTTGTTGTGGGCGATGCTCAAGGCGTGGGCGTGGATAAGGAGGGACAAGGTGGTGAGATGGAACAGTCCGATCTCAGCCATCTTGTACGGGTTTGGTGCCCTGATGGAGGATCCGCCCCACCGCCCACCGACCAACCTCTctgctcag GTTatggtgggatggtggtgggtgttgtgcatcatcatcaccacggcGTATCGCTCCTCACTCATCTCTCACCTTACCGTGCCTGGCATCACGCGCCCCATTAACACCTTCGATGACCTGCTGGCGCTCGAGGGGTGGTCCTGGAGCGCCGAGACAGGCATACTTAACATGGCAGACAGGGACTTCTTCCTAGGCAGCCCGAGCCCCGTGGTGAGGGAGGTGTACCGTctaatgcag TTCTACAGCCTGGAGGAGTCCCTGCAGAAAGTATTGAAGGGTCGACACTCGTTCATTACCTGGAAGAATTACATTGACGTAAGAATCGCCTCTCGTTATAGCGACGCGAGGGGCATCACACCACTCTACATCTCCAACAGGCGTTACCCGATATTTGGCGGATACTCGTGGGGCTTCAG GCAAGGCGCTCCCTTTCTGGATGCCATCAAGAGGCTGAAGCAGCGCCTGCTGGAGTCGGGACTCCTTGCCTACTGGCTGAGTGATGTCATCAAGCAGCGCGTCAGAGAAACTCCCAGGAACTCTCGGGAAGGCCAGGACGCGTCTATCACACAAGCATTACTACCCAGT TTGGGGAGTGGCGAAGTGGTGCTGGGAATTGGTCATCTGCAGGGAGTTTTCTACTTCTTGTTTGCAGGCTTCATGGTCTCTGTGATCACCTTGATGTGCGAACAAGCCTTCGTTCTTACTAGCACCACGCGTGAGGTGGTTGCCATAACAAAAG Gttga
- the LOC123516841 gene encoding uncharacterized protein LOC123516841, producing MQYFISKISDVVLPRRAHESGHIRSQDCYSYLKITVAAGRGALCCGGLDAAAEIRQCPSPPLAHESQGVISIRHLGQEKHQGPAGRTAITDQLRHNQRGGEGRRVLHHDHPALLVVSVATQPSEVTVQCMSTNICPQHI from the exons atGCAATACTTTATAAGCAAAATATCTGATGTGGTGCTTCCTAGGCGCGCTCATGAGAGCGGTCATATCCGCTCACAAGATTGCTACTCCTACCTGAagataacagtagcagcaggaagAGGTGCCTTGTGTTGCGGAGGCTTGGATGCCGCAGCAGAGATCCGGCAGTGTCCCAGCCCACCACTAGCACACGAGTCTCAG GGTGTCATCAGCATCAGACACCTCGGCCAGGAGAAGCACCAAGGTCCAGCAGGACGCACCGCCATCACGGACCAACTTCGGCACAATcaaagaggtggagagggacgACGTGTCCTCCATCACGACCACCCCGCCCTCCTCGTCGTCTCCGTCGCCACGCAGCCCTCTGAAGTCACAGTACAATGCATGTCAACCAATATATGTCCGCAGCACATTTAG